The Streptococcus mitis genome has a segment encoding these proteins:
- a CDS encoding ABC transporter permease: protein MVKSLKKSKNKGLSLKNKFKLSLNNFMERKWRNLLIALATSIGFVGVLISFGLGNALISMIDENTNGGQIPSQVQIALNTENAGRGFLNQDDKNYITDTVGKEAIKYLESPFGMNMSNITIDGQEMDLSQTMPSYAQVVSLYEDTSISVSSNEADKVLAGSLYTDANEQGLTIPISLLKNWNEQTGKNLTASDVIGKSVSASIVENAAESSKTAQFQTKIVRVINDEDDMEDSNSFMPSHQMETILKKAGFTKAVSYFILELKDPSQTKAVTEELQKNKKYTVLSQQKVLDIVITFIRVIQGLLIVLSSQAIVVAAVMIGIIIYINIMQRSKEIGVMKAVGYQNRDVKGIFIYEAIWIVGIALLLAFLVAQGVGSLANAVVNHFYPSITKVFELNLLSILGTLAFALLLGYVSAYFPARKISKMDPVESLRYE, encoded by the coding sequence ATGGTGAAGTCGTTGAAGAAGTCAAAAAATAAAGGATTGTCATTAAAAAATAAATTCAAACTTTCTTTAAATAACTTTATGGAAAGAAAGTGGCGTAACTTATTGATTGCGCTAGCAACCTCAATCGGTTTTGTAGGAGTCTTAATTTCTTTCGGCTTGGGAAATGCTTTGATTTCGATGATTGATGAAAATACGAATGGAGGTCAAATCCCTTCTCAAGTTCAGATTGCTTTAAATACAGAAAATGCTGGACGAGGTTTTTTGAACCAAGATGATAAGAACTATATCACGGATACAGTTGGGAAAGAAGCTATTAAATATTTGGAGAGTCCTTTTGGGATGAACATGTCAAATATTACTATAGATGGGCAAGAAATGGATCTAAGTCAAACGATGCCTTCTTATGCTCAAGTAGTGAGTCTCTATGAGGATACAAGTATCTCTGTTAGTAGTAATGAGGCGGACAAAGTATTGGCTGGCTCCCTCTATACTGATGCAAATGAACAGGGCTTGACGATTCCAATCAGTTTACTAAAAAATTGGAATGAACAGACAGGAAAAAATCTGACAGCTAGTGATGTTATTGGCAAATCAGTCTCAGCAAGTATTGTAGAAAATGCTGCCGAATCTAGCAAGACTGCTCAATTTCAAACGAAGATTGTGCGTGTAATCAATGATGAAGATGATATGGAGGACAGCAACAGTTTCATGCCGTCTCATCAAATGGAAACGATTTTGAAAAAGGCTGGATTTACAAAAGCTGTATCTTATTTTATCTTGGAACTCAAAGATCCATCACAGACAAAAGCGGTAACAGAAGAATTACAGAAAAATAAGAAATATACGGTTCTTTCTCAACAGAAGGTTCTTGATATTGTGATTACTTTTATTCGTGTCATTCAGGGATTATTGATTGTACTTTCATCACAAGCTATTGTGGTAGCAGCGGTCATGATTGGTATCATTATTTACATCAATATCATGCAACGTTCTAAGGAAATAGGTGTCATGAAGGCGGTTGGTTATCAGAATCGTGATGTCAAAGGAATTTTTATTTACGAGGCTATCTGGATTGTAGGCATTGCCTTGCTGCTGGCATTTTTGGTTGCACAAGGGGTGGGAAGTTTGGCGAATGCGGTTGTAAATCACTTTTACCCATCCATCACTAAGGTTTTTGAATTAAATCTTCTATCTATTTTAGGAACTCTAGCTTTCGCTCTATTACTTGGTTATGTCTCAGCCTACTTCCCAGCACGTAAAATTAGTAAAATGGATCCTGTAGAATCGCTACGATATGAATAG
- a CDS encoding RluA family pseudouridine synthase — protein sequence MKFTFTLPDSLPQMTVKQLLEEQLLIPRKIRHFLRIKKHILINQEEVHWNEMVNPGDICQLTFDEEDYPEKEIPWGNPNLVQEVYQDQHLIIVNKPEGMKTHGNQPNEIALLNHVSAYVGQTCYVVHRLDMETSGLVLFAKNPFILPILNRLLEKKEISREYWALVDGNISSKELVFRDKIGRHRHDRRKRIVDTKNGQYAETHVSRLKQFPNKTSLVRCKLKTGRTHQIRVHLSHHNFPILGDPLYNSKSKSSRLMLHAFRLSFTHPLTLEKLSFNALSDTFEKELKKNG from the coding sequence ATGAAATTCACATTTACATTACCAGACTCTCTACCTCAAATGACGGTAAAGCAATTACTTGAGGAACAACTCCTCATCCCTAGAAAAATCCGTCATTTTTTGAGAATCAAGAAACATATTTTGATAAATCAAGAAGAAGTTCACTGGAACGAGATGGTAAATCCTGGAGATATTTGCCAGTTAACTTTTGACGAGGAAGATTATCCCGAAAAAGAAATCCCTTGGGGCAACCCAAACCTCGTTCAGGAAGTTTATCAAGATCAACACTTGATTATTGTTAACAAACCAGAGGGGATGAAAACGCATGGTAATCAGCCAAACGAAATCGCCCTTCTTAACCATGTCAGTGCCTACGTTGGCCAAACCTGCTATGTCGTCCATCGTCTAGATATGGAAACCAGTGGTTTGGTTCTCTTTGCCAAAAATCCTTTTATCCTGCCTATTCTCAATCGCTTACTGGAGAAAAAAGAGATTTCTAGGGAATACTGGGCACTAGTTGATGGAAATATCAGCAGCAAAGAGCTTGTTTTCAGGGACAAAATCGGACGTCATCGCCATGATCGCAGAAAGCGAATAGTTGATACAAAAAATGGACAATATGCTGAAACGCATGTAAGCAGATTAAAGCAATTTCCAAACAAAACTTCCTTGGTTCGTTGCAAGCTAAAGACAGGTCGAACACATCAAATTCGTGTGCACCTTTCGCATCATAACTTCCCGATCCTAGGTGACCCTCTCTATAATAGTAAATCAAAATCAAGTCGGCTTATGCTTCATGCCTTTCGACTGTCCTTTACCCATCCGCTTACATTAGAGAAATTAAGCTTCAATGCCCTTTCAGATACTTTTGAAAAAGAATTAAAAAAGAATGGATGA
- the nusG gene encoding transcription termination/antitermination protein NusG, giving the protein MDSFDKGWFVLQTYSGYENKVKENLLQRAQTYNMLDNILRVEIPTQTVQVEKNGKRKEVEENRFPGYVLVEMVMTDEAWFVVRNTPNVTGFVGSHGNRSKPTPLLEQEIRDILISMGQTVQEFDIDVEVGQTVRIIDGAFADYTGKITEIDNNKVKMIISMFGNDTVAEVNLNQIAEL; this is encoded by the coding sequence ATGGATAGTTTTGATAAAGGGTGGTTTGTTTTACAAACTTATTCTGGTTATGAAAATAAGGTAAAAGAAAATCTATTACAGCGTGCACAAACCTACAACATGTTGGATAATATTCTACGCGTTGAAATTCCAACACAAACAGTGCAAGTTGAAAAGAATGGAAAGAGAAAAGAAGTGGAAGAAAATCGCTTTCCAGGTTATGTTCTTGTAGAAATGGTCATGACAGATGAAGCTTGGTTTGTTGTTCGAAACACACCAAACGTTACAGGATTCGTTGGATCTCACGGGAATAGATCTAAACCAACTCCATTATTGGAACAAGAAATTCGTGATATCTTGATTTCTATGGGACAAACCGTACAGGAGTTTGATATCGATGTTGAAGTTGGTCAAACTGTACGTATTATTGATGGCGCTTTTGCAGACTATACTGGTAAGATTACAGAGATTGATAATAATAAAGTGAAGATGATTATCTCTATGTTTGGCAATGATACAGTTGCAGAAGTAAACTTAAATCAAATTGCAGAATTATAA
- the gap gene encoding type I glyceraldehyde-3-phosphate dehydrogenase has protein sequence MVVKVGINGFGRIGRLAFRRIQNVEGVEVTRINDLTDPVMLAHLLKYDTTQGRFDGTVEVKEGGFEVNGKFVKVSAERDPEQIDWATDGVEIVLEATGFFAKKEAAEKHLKGGAKKVVITAPGGNDVKTVVFNTNHDVLDGTETVISGASCTTNCLAPMAKALQDNFGVVEGLMTTIHAYTGDQMILDGPHRGGDLRRARAGAANIVPNSTGAAKAIGLVIPELNGKLDGSAQRVPTPTGSVTELVAVLEKNVTVDEVNAAMKAASNESYGYTEDPIVSSDIVGMSYGSLFDATQTKVLDVDGKQLVKVVSWYDNEMSYTAQLVRTLEYFAKIAK, from the coding sequence ATGGTAGTTAAAGTTGGTATTAACGGTTTCGGACGTATCGGTCGTCTTGCTTTCCGTCGTATCCAAAACGTAGAAGGTGTTGAAGTTACACGCATCAACGACCTTACAGATCCAGTTATGCTTGCACACTTGTTGAAATACGACACAACTCAAGGTCGTTTCGACGGTACTGTTGAAGTTAAAGAAGGTGGATTCGAAGTTAACGGTAAATTCGTTAAAGTTTCTGCTGAACGTGATCCAGAACAAATCGACTGGGCTACTGACGGTGTAGAAATCGTTCTTGAAGCTACTGGTTTCTTTGCTAAGAAAGAAGCAGCTGAAAAACACCTTAAAGGTGGAGCTAAAAAAGTTGTTATCACTGCTCCTGGTGGAAACGACGTTAAAACAGTTGTATTCAACACTAACCACGACGTTCTTGACGGTACTGAAACAGTTATCTCAGGTGCTTCATGTACTACAAACTGCTTGGCTCCAATGGCTAAAGCTCTTCAAGACAACTTTGGTGTTGTTGAAGGATTGATGACTACTATTCACGCTTACACTGGTGACCAAATGATCCTTGACGGACCACACCGTGGTGGTGACCTTCGCCGTGCTCGCGCTGGTGCTGCAAACATCGTTCCTAACTCAACTGGTGCTGCAAAAGCTATCGGTCTTGTAATCCCAGAATTGAACGGTAAACTTGACGGATCTGCACAACGCGTTCCAACTCCAACTGGATCAGTTACTGAATTGGTAGCAGTTCTTGAAAAGAACGTTACTGTTGATGAAGTGAACGCAGCTATGAAAGCAGCTTCAAACGAATCATACGGTTACACAGAAGATCCAATCGTATCTTCAGATATCGTAGGTATGTCTTACGGTTCATTGTTTGACGCAACTCAAACTAAAGTTCTTGACGTTGACGGTAAACAATTGGTTAAAGTTGTATCATGGTACGACAACGAAATGTCATACACTGCACAACTTGTTCGTACTCTTGAATACTTCGCAAAAATCGCTAAATAA
- a CDS encoding sigma-70 family RNA polymerase sigma factor, protein MFKELYKEVQGIVYKSRNEYYLHLWELSDWDQEGMICLHELISREEELVEDIPRLRKYFKTKFRNRILDYIRKQESQKRRYDKEPYEEVGEISHRISEGGLWLDEYYLFHETLRDYRNKQSKDKQEELERVLRNERFRGRQRVLRDLRIVFKEFDIRTR, encoded by the coding sequence ATGTTTAAAGAATTGTATAAAGAAGTCCAGGGAATTGTATATAAAAGTAGAAATGAATATTACCTTCATTTATGGGAGCTATCGGATTGGGACCAAGAGGGAATGATTTGCTTACATGAATTGATCAGTAGAGAAGAAGAGCTAGTAGAAGATATTCCTCGTTTAAGGAAATATTTTAAGACTAAGTTCCGGAATCGAATTCTAGACTATATCCGTAAGCAAGAAAGTCAGAAGCGTAGATATGATAAAGAACCCTATGAAGAAGTAGGTGAGATTAGTCATCGTATAAGCGAGGGAGGTCTGTGGCTAGATGAGTATTATCTCTTTCATGAGACACTAAGAGATTATAGAAACAAACAAAGTAAAGACAAACAAGAAGAGTTAGAACGCGTCTTAAGAAATGAACGCTTCCGAGGGCGTCAAAGAGTATTAAGGGACTTACGTATTGTGTTTAAGGAATTTGATATCCGTACTCGGTAA
- the pbp2a gene encoding penicillin-binding protein PBP2A yields MKLDKLFEKFLSLFKKETSELEDSDSTSLRRSRSDRKKLAQVGPIRKFWRRYHLTKIVLILGLSAGLLVGTYLFAVAKSTNVNDLQNALKTRTIIFDREEKEAGALSGQKGTYVELTDISKNLQNAVIATEDRSFYKNDGINYGRFFLAIVTAGRSGGGSTITQQLAKNAYLSQDQTVERKAKEFFLALELTKKYSKDQILTMYLNNAYFGNGVWGVEDASKKYFGVSASEVSLDQAATLAGMLKGPELYNPLKSVEDSTNRRDTVLQNMLAAGYIDKNQETEAAEVDMTSQLHDKYEGKISDYRYPSYFDAVVNEAVSKYNLTEEEIVNNGYRIYTELDQNYQANMQVVYENTSLFPRAEDGTFAQSGSVALEPKTGGVRGVVGQVADNDKTGFRNFNYATQSKRSPGSTIKPLVVYTPAVEAGWALNKQLDNHTMQYDSYKVDNYAGIKTSREVPMYQALAESLNLPAVATVNDLGVDKAFEAGEKFGLNMEKVDRVLGVALGSGVETNPLQMAQAYAVFANEGLMPEAHFISRIENASGQVIASHKNSQKRVIDKSVADKMTSMMLGTFTNGTGISSSPADYVMAGKTGTTEAVFNPEYTSDQWVIGYTPDVVISHWLGFPTTDENHYLAGSTSNGAAHVFRNIANTILPYTPGSTFTVENAYKQNGIAPANTRNQVQSNETNQMDDTLSDIRSRAQNLVDEASRAISDAKIKEKAQTIWDSVVNLFR; encoded by the coding sequence ATGAAATTAGATAAATTATTCGAGAAATTTCTTTCTCTTTTTAAAAAAGAAACAAGTGAACTAGAGGACTCTGATTCTACTAGCTTACGTCGCTCTCGTAGTGATCGAAAAAAATTAGCCCAAGTAGGTCCAATTCGAAAATTCTGGCGTCGCTATCATCTAACAAAGATTGTCCTTATACTAGGTTTGAGTGCAGGCTTGCTAGTTGGAACCTATTTGTTTGCTGTAGCCAAGTCAACCAATGTTAACGATTTGCAAAATGCCTTGAAAACTCGGACTATCATTTTTGACCGTGAAGAAAAAGAGGCTGGTGCCTTGTCTGGTCAAAAGGGAACCTACGTTGAACTGACTGACATCAGTAAAAACTTGCAGAATGCCGTTATTGCGACAGAAGACCGCTCTTTCTATAAAAATGACGGGATTAACTATGGTCGTTTCTTCTTGGCTATTGTAACTGCTGGTCGTTCAGGTGGTGGTTCTACTATTACCCAACAGCTGGCTAAAAATGCCTATCTATCACAGGATCAAACTGTCGAGAGAAAAGCAAAAGAATTTTTCCTTGCCTTAGAATTAACAAAAAAATATAGTAAGGATCAAATTCTAACCATGTACCTTAATAACGCATATTTTGGAAATGGTGTGTGGGGTGTAGAAGATGCGAGTAAGAAATACTTTGGAGTTTCTGCATCAGAAGTGAGTCTGGATCAAGCTGCGACTCTGGCAGGGATGCTAAAGGGTCCAGAGCTGTATAACCCCTTGAAATCTGTAGAAGATTCTACTAATCGTCGTGATACTGTCTTGCAAAATATGCTGGCAGCGGGTTATATTGATAAAAATCAAGAAACCGAAGCTGCAGAAGTTGATATGACTTCGCAATTGCACGATAAATATGAAGGAAAAATCTCAGATTACCGCTATCCTTCTTACTTTGATGCGGTGGTTAACGAAGCCGTTTCCAAGTATAATCTAACAGAGGAAGAAATTGTCAATAATGGCTACCGTATTTATACAGAGCTGGACCAAAACTATCAAGCAAATATGCAGGTTGTCTATGAAAATACATCGCTATTTCCGAGGGCAGAGGATGGAACATTTGCTCAATCAGGAAGTGTAGCTCTCGAACCGAAAACAGGTGGAGTTCGTGGAGTTGTCGGTCAAGTTGCTGACAATGATAAAACTGGATTCCGGAATTTCAACTATGCAACTCAATCAAAACGTAGTCCTGGTTCTACAATTAAGCCTTTAGTTGTTTATACGCCAGCAGTTGAAGCAGGTTGGGCTTTGAATAAGCAATTGGATAACCATACCATGCAGTACGACAGCTATAAGGTTGATAACTATGCAGGGATCAAAACGAGTCGAGAAGTTCCTATGTATCAAGCCTTGGCAGAGTCGCTTAATCTACCTGCTGTTGCCACTGTTAATGATTTGGGCGTCGACAAGGCTTTTGAGGCAGGCGAAAAATTCGGACTCAACATGGAAAAGGTCGACCGTGTTCTTGGTGTCGCCTTGGGAAGTGGTGTCGAAACCAATCCTCTGCAAATGGCTCAAGCATATGCTGTCTTTGCAAATGAAGGTTTAATGCCTGAAGCTCATTTTATTAGTAGAATTGAAAATGCTAGTGGACAAGTTATTGCAAGCCATAAAAATTCACAAAAACGGGTGATTGATAAGTCTGTAGCTGACAAGATGACTAGTATGATGTTAGGAACATTCACCAACGGAACGGGAATTAGTTCGTCGCCTGCAGACTATGTCATGGCAGGGAAAACTGGTACAACTGAAGCAGTTTTCAATCCTGAATATACAAGTGACCAGTGGGTAATTGGCTATACTCCGGATGTAGTGATTAGTCACTGGCTTGGTTTTCCGACCACTGATGAAAATCACTATCTAGCTGGCTCTACTTCAAACGGTGCAGCCCATGTCTTTAGAAACATTGCCAATACCATTTTACCTTATACTCCAGGAAGTACCTTTACGGTTGAAAATGCTTATAAGCAAAATGGAATTGCACCAGCCAATACAAGAAATCAAGTGCAGAGTAATGAAACGAATCAGATGGATGATACCCTTTCTGATATTAGAAGTCGTGCGCAAAATCTGGTAGATGAGGCCAGCCGTGCTATCTCGGATGCTAAAATTAAGGAAAAGGCTCAAACGATATGGGATTCGGTAGTCAATCTATTTCGTTAA
- the rpmG gene encoding 50S ribosomal protein L33: MALKKASLACAVCGSRNYSIKISGNPKPTRLEVNKFCKHCGKYTTHRETR; encoded by the coding sequence ATGGCACTAAAAAAAGCAAGTCTAGCTTGTGCGGTTTGTGGTTCAAGAAACTATTCAATTAAGATCAGCGGAAACCCCAAGCCAACACGACTAGAAGTAAATAAATTTTGTAAACATTGTGGTAAGTACACTACACACAGAGAAACGAGATAG
- the secE gene encoding preprotein translocase subunit SecE: protein MRFIGDIFRLLKDTTWPTRKESWRDFRSIMEYTAFFVIIIYIFDQLIVSGLIRFINIF from the coding sequence ATGCGTTTTATTGGAGATATTTTTAGACTTCTTAAAGACACAACATGGCCAACTCGCAAGGAAAGCTGGAGAGATTTTCGTTCTATCATGGAATACACAGCTTTCTTTGTAATAATTATTTACATTTTTGACCAGTTGATTGTTTCAGGTTTGATTCGATTTATTAACATTTTTTAG